In Paraburkholderia phenazinium, the following are encoded in one genomic region:
- a CDS encoding LacI family DNA-binding transcriptional regulator, whose product MATTIRDVARAASVSIGTVSRALKNQPGLSDATRLRVVEAARQLGYDHAQLRPRIRRLTFLLHRQHNNFAASPFFSHVLHGVEDACRERGIVPSVLTAGPTEDVIQQMRLHAPDAVAIAGFVEPETLTTLVAMQRPLVLIDLWAPGLRSVNLDNAAGAALAMQHLFAHQHKRIAFIGGSLAHFSIAQRALGYRRAFFEAGLLFDPSLEVTIDAGLDPDTGAALAMQRLLDMAGATGQRPDAVFAYNDAAALAALRVCLARGLRVPQDIAIIGFDDIPAAAHATPPLSTISVDKEALGRRGVELLLEESPAEREVHLPVHLIARASTSVKKP is encoded by the coding sequence ATGGCCACAACCATCCGCGATGTCGCCCGCGCCGCCAGCGTGTCGATCGGCACCGTCTCCCGCGCGCTGAAGAACCAGCCAGGCCTCTCCGACGCCACCCGCCTGCGGGTCGTCGAGGCCGCGCGCCAGCTCGGCTACGATCACGCCCAGTTGCGCCCGCGCATCCGCCGGCTCACCTTTCTGCTGCATCGCCAGCACAACAATTTCGCGGCCAGTCCGTTCTTCTCGCATGTCCTGCACGGCGTCGAAGACGCGTGCCGCGAACGCGGCATCGTGCCTTCTGTGCTCACCGCAGGCCCCACGGAAGACGTGATCCAGCAGATGCGCCTGCATGCGCCCGACGCGGTTGCGATCGCCGGCTTCGTCGAGCCCGAGACGCTCACCACGCTGGTCGCCATGCAGCGTCCGCTGGTGCTGATCGACCTGTGGGCGCCCGGCCTGCGCTCGGTGAATCTCGACAACGCCGCCGGCGCCGCTCTCGCGATGCAGCATCTGTTCGCCCACCAGCACAAGCGCATCGCCTTCATCGGCGGTTCGCTCGCGCATTTCAGCATTGCGCAGCGCGCGCTCGGCTACCGCCGGGCGTTCTTCGAAGCCGGCCTGCTGTTCGATCCGTCGCTCGAAGTGACCATCGACGCCGGGCTCGACCCCGATACCGGCGCCGCGCTCGCCATGCAGCGGCTGCTCGACATGGCCGGCGCCACCGGCCAGCGTCCCGATGCCGTATTTGCCTACAACGACGCCGCCGCGCTCGCCGCGCTGCGCGTCTGCCTTGCGCGCGGCCTGCGCGTTCCGCAGGACATCGCGATCATCGGTTTCGACGACATCCCCGCCGCCGCCCACGCCACGCCGCCGCTGTCGACAATCTCCGTCGACAAGGAAGCGCTCGGCCGGCGCGGCGTCGAGCTGCTGCTCGAGGAGTCGCCTGCCGAACGCGAAGTCCACCTGCCCGTTCATCTCATTGCCCGTGCCAGTACCTCGGTGAAAAAGCCATGA
- a CDS encoding RHS repeat domain-containing protein — protein MAAVCARVRAASALSGCAKASVVQGLAGGFAAVCVLLFSSLSHADDITYGYDAVGRLTLVTVSGNTAYYDYDAAGNITAIRRQESVAATRADDASNATASQAAAR, from the coding sequence ATGGCTGCTGTCTGCGCCCGCGTCCGGGCTGCTTCTGCGTTATCCGGCTGTGCTAAAGCGAGTGTCGTTCAGGGGCTGGCCGGTGGATTCGCCGCGGTGTGCGTGCTGCTGTTTTCTTCGCTCTCCCATGCTGACGACATCACTTATGGCTACGACGCCGTGGGGCGTCTGACCTTGGTGACGGTGTCGGGCAACACCGCGTATTACGACTACGACGCGGCCGGCAATATCACCGCGATTCGCCGGCAGGAGAGTGTCGCTGCCACGCGTGCGGATGATGCGTCGAATGCCACCGCCAGCCAGGCCGCGGCGCGTTGA
- a CDS encoding carbohydrate kinase family protein, which yields MSATTEFPLFVSPGDILTDLVRTGDSQWLSRPGGAGWNVARAVARLGLPTACVGSLGTDNFSDELWNASVAAGLDMRFMQRVERPPLLAIVHQTHPPAYFFMGENGADLAFDPAKLPEGWMNQAKWAHFGCISLVRQPLGDTLAALAAELRARGVKISFDPNYRNLMAHGYEPTLRKMAALADLIKVSDEDLRLLFKGSEAEALAELRAMNPKAMVLVTRGAEKATLFDGDTIIEAQPPRVEVADTVGAGDASIGGFLFSLMTAPQRTWQEHLAFALAAGAAACRHAGAHSPSLDEVVALLEG from the coding sequence ATGAGCGCCACGACTGAATTTCCCCTCTTCGTCTCGCCCGGCGACATCCTGACCGACCTCGTGCGCACCGGCGATTCGCAATGGCTGTCGCGCCCCGGCGGCGCCGGCTGGAACGTCGCCCGTGCGGTCGCGCGCCTCGGTCTGCCGACCGCCTGCGTCGGCTCGCTCGGCACCGACAACTTCTCCGACGAACTGTGGAACGCCAGCGTCGCCGCGGGTCTCGACATGCGCTTCATGCAGCGCGTCGAACGGCCGCCGCTGCTTGCGATCGTCCATCAGACGCATCCGCCTGCGTACTTCTTCATGGGCGAGAACGGCGCCGACCTCGCCTTCGATCCCGCCAAGCTGCCGGAAGGCTGGATGAACCAGGCGAAGTGGGCGCACTTCGGCTGCATCAGTCTCGTGCGTCAGCCGCTCGGCGACACGCTCGCGGCGCTGGCCGCGGAACTGCGCGCGCGCGGCGTCAAGATCAGCTTCGACCCGAATTACCGCAATCTGATGGCGCACGGCTACGAGCCGACGCTGCGCAAGATGGCCGCACTCGCCGACCTGATCAAGGTCTCCGACGAGGATCTGCGCCTGCTCTTCAAAGGCAGCGAAGCCGAGGCGCTTGCCGAGTTGCGCGCCATGAATCCCAAGGCGATGGTGCTGGTCACGCGTGGCGCGGAAAAGGCCACGCTGTTCGACGGAGATACGATCATCGAGGCACAGCCGCCGCGCGTCGAAGTGGCCGATACGGTCGGCGCGGGGGATGCATCGATCGGCGGCTTCCTGTTCAGTCTGATGACGGCGCCGCAGCGCACGTGGCAGGAGCATCTTGCGTTCGCGCTGGCAGCGGGCGCTGCGGCATGCCGGCATGCGGGCGCGCACTCCCCGTCGCTGGACGAAGTGGTGGCGTTGCTGGAGGGGTGA
- a CDS encoding indolepyruvate ferredoxin oxidoreductase family protein, which translates to MTARLPVDGTPALADYKLSDNLTATRGRIFLTGTQALVRLVLMQRALDKARDMNTAGFISGYRGSPLGMVDQQLWKAKKLLAASDIRFLPAINEELGGTAVLGTQRVESDPERTVEGVFAMWYGKGPGVDRAGDALKHGNAYGSSKHGGVLVVAGDDHGCVSSSMPHQSDFAMMAWHMPVVNPSNVADMLEFGLYGWALSRFSGAWVGYKAISETVESGSTVDLDALQTQWTDPQDYQEPAGGLHNRWPDLPSLTIEARLAAKLDAVRHFARSNSIDKWIAPSPQANVGIVTCGKAHLDLMEALRRLDLTVADLDAAGVRIYKVGLSFPLEMTRIDRFVEGLSEVLVIEEKGPVIEQQIKDYLYNRRDGARPVVVGKYAEDGSLLLSSLGELRPSRILPVFANWLARHKPALDRRERVVDLVAPQILSNAADAVKRTPYFCSGCPHNTSTKVPEGSIAQAGIGCHFMASWMERDTTGLIQMGGEGVDWASHSMFTKTRHVFQNLGDGTYFHSGILAIRQAVAAKATITYKILYNDAVAMTGGQPVDGSISVPQIARQVEAEGVSRFVVVSDEPEKYDGHHGLFPQGTTFHHRSELDAVQRVLRDIDGVTVLIYDQTCAAEKRRRRKKGEFPDPDKRLFINEEVCEGCGDCGVQSNCLSVEPVETALGRKRRIDQSSCNKDFSCVNGFCPSFVTIEGGKLKKAAGAAFDAAALAARVDALPVPATQLDAAPYDILVTGVGGTGVVTVGALISMAAHLEGKSASVLDFMGFAQKGGSVLSFVRFAARDEWLNQVRIDTQQADVLLACDMVVGASSDALQTVRHGRTRIVVNTHAIPNATFVQNPDANLHADALIDKMRHAAGEERMSSCDAQALATRFLGDTIGANILMLGFAWQLGLVPVSFGAMMRAIELNNVAVQMNQLAFSVGRLAAADPAALEALWQERHAAQQPLRIDTLDELIAHRETRLAVYGGERYVKRYRTLVDAARRAEAGIGGASSGERLTRAVATTFYRLLAVKDEYEVARLHTDSAFRASLEAQFEGVAGKDFGVKFNLAPPTLSRPKHGATPVKKTFGQWLWPLLGTMAKFRGLRGTMLDPFGRTLERRMERELADDYEVTLQQALAKLDAGNVEEIVKLADLHARVRGYGHVKLANLAGVKRSERDLAARLQIAAATGAAVKQALEEAKGAGTLRGIPVVVAK; encoded by the coding sequence ATGACCGCTCGCCTGCCTGTCGACGGCACGCCCGCCCTCGCCGATTACAAGCTGTCCGATAACCTCACCGCCACCCGCGGCCGCATTTTCCTGACCGGCACGCAGGCACTGGTACGTCTCGTGTTGATGCAACGCGCGCTCGACAAGGCGCGCGACATGAACACCGCCGGCTTCATCAGCGGCTATCGCGGCTCGCCGCTCGGCATGGTCGACCAGCAGTTGTGGAAGGCGAAGAAGCTGCTCGCGGCGAGCGATATCCGCTTCCTGCCCGCGATCAACGAGGAGCTGGGCGGCACCGCGGTGCTCGGCACGCAGCGGGTCGAGTCGGACCCGGAGCGCACCGTCGAAGGTGTGTTTGCAATGTGGTACGGCAAAGGCCCGGGCGTGGACCGCGCCGGCGACGCGCTCAAGCACGGCAACGCCTACGGTTCGTCGAAGCATGGTGGCGTGCTGGTGGTGGCGGGTGACGACCACGGCTGCGTGTCGTCGTCGATGCCGCATCAGAGCGACTTCGCGATGATGGCCTGGCATATGCCGGTGGTGAATCCGTCGAACGTCGCCGACATGCTGGAGTTCGGCCTGTACGGCTGGGCGCTGTCGCGCTTCTCGGGCGCCTGGGTCGGCTACAAGGCGATTTCGGAGACGGTCGAATCCGGCTCGACCGTCGACCTCGATGCATTGCAAACGCAGTGGACGGATCCGCAAGACTACCAGGAACCCGCCGGCGGTCTGCATAACCGCTGGCCCGATCTGCCGAGCCTCACCATCGAGGCGCGGCTCGCCGCCAAGCTCGACGCCGTGCGCCATTTCGCGCGCAGCAACAGCATCGACAAATGGATTGCGCCGAGTCCGCAGGCGAACGTCGGCATCGTCACCTGCGGCAAGGCGCATCTGGATCTGATGGAAGCACTGCGCCGCCTCGACCTCACCGTCGCCGATCTCGACGCGGCCGGCGTGCGTATCTACAAGGTCGGGCTGTCGTTCCCACTGGAGATGACACGCATCGACAGGTTCGTCGAAGGCCTTTCGGAAGTGCTGGTGATCGAGGAGAAAGGCCCGGTCATCGAGCAGCAGATCAAGGACTACCTGTACAACCGTCGCGACGGCGCACGTCCTGTCGTGGTGGGCAAGTACGCCGAGGATGGCTCGTTGCTGCTGTCGTCGCTTGGCGAGTTGCGGCCTTCGCGCATCCTGCCGGTGTTCGCCAACTGGCTCGCGCGGCACAAGCCCGCGCTCGATCGCCGCGAACGCGTGGTCGATCTGGTGGCGCCGCAAATCCTTTCGAATGCCGCCGACGCAGTCAAGCGCACGCCGTACTTCTGCTCCGGCTGCCCGCACAACACCTCGACGAAAGTCCCCGAAGGCTCGATTGCGCAAGCCGGCATTGGCTGCCACTTTATGGCCTCGTGGATGGAGCGCGATACGACCGGGCTGATCCAGATGGGCGGCGAAGGCGTGGACTGGGCTTCGCATTCGATGTTCACGAAGACGCGTCACGTGTTTCAGAACCTCGGCGACGGCACCTACTTTCACTCGGGCATTCTGGCGATCCGCCAGGCGGTGGCGGCGAAGGCCACCATCACCTACAAGATTCTCTATAACGACGCCGTGGCGATGACGGGCGGCCAGCCGGTCGACGGCAGCATCTCGGTGCCGCAGATTGCGCGTCAGGTGGAAGCCGAAGGCGTCTCGCGTTTCGTGGTGGTCAGCGACGAGCCCGAAAAATACGACGGCCATCATGGGCTGTTTCCGCAAGGCACCACCTTCCACCATCGCAGCGAACTCGATGCCGTGCAGCGCGTGCTGCGCGATATCGACGGCGTCACCGTGCTGATCTACGACCAGACCTGCGCGGCCGAGAAACGTCGTCGCAGGAAGAAAGGTGAATTCCCCGATCCGGACAAGCGCCTCTTTATCAACGAAGAGGTCTGCGAAGGATGCGGCGATTGCGGCGTGCAGTCGAACTGCCTGTCCGTCGAACCGGTTGAGACCGCGCTGGGCCGCAAACGCCGCATCGACCAGTCGTCGTGCAACAAGGACTTCTCCTGCGTGAACGGCTTTTGCCCGAGCTTCGTGACGATCGAAGGCGGCAAGCTCAAGAAGGCCGCCGGCGCCGCCTTCGATGCCGCCGCGCTGGCTGCCCGCGTCGACGCGTTGCCGGTGCCGGCCACGCAACTCGATGCCGCGCCGTACGACATTCTGGTCACGGGCGTCGGCGGCACGGGCGTCGTGACGGTGGGCGCGCTGATCAGCATGGCCGCGCATCTGGAAGGCAAGAGCGCGTCGGTACTCGACTTCATGGGTTTTGCGCAGAAGGGCGGCTCCGTGCTGTCGTTCGTGCGCTTCGCCGCGCGCGACGAATGGCTCAACCAGGTGCGTATCGACACGCAGCAGGCCGACGTGCTGCTCGCATGCGACATGGTGGTGGGCGCGAGTTCCGACGCGCTGCAAACGGTGCGTCATGGCCGTACGCGGATTGTCGTGAATACGCATGCGATTCCGAACGCGACCTTCGTGCAGAACCCGGACGCGAACCTGCACGCGGATGCGCTGATCGACAAGATGCGTCACGCGGCGGGTGAAGAACGCATGTCGAGCTGCGATGCGCAAGCGCTCGCGACGCGGTTCCTCGGCGACACGATCGGCGCCAACATCCTGATGCTCGGCTTTGCATGGCAGTTGGGTCTCGTGCCGGTGTCGTTCGGCGCGATGATGCGTGCGATCGAACTGAACAACGTTGCTGTGCAGATGAATCAACTGGCGTTTTCGGTGGGCCGTCTTGCCGCGGCTGATCCGGCGGCGCTCGAAGCGCTGTGGCAGGAACGGCATGCGGCGCAACAGCCGCTGCGTATCGATACGCTGGACGAACTGATCGCGCATCGCGAAACGCGCCTGGCGGTGTATGGCGGCGAGCGGTACGTGAAGCGCTATCGTACGCTGGTGGATGCCGCGCGGCGGGCCGAGGCGGGTATCGGCGGTGCTTCGTCAGGTGAGCGCCTGACGCGTGCGGTGGCGACGACGTTCTACCGGCTGCTGGCGGTGAAGGATGAATACGAAGTGGCGCGCCTGCATACGGACAGCGCGTTCCGCGCCTCGCTCGAAGCGCAATTCGAAGGCGTGGCGGGCAAGGACTTCGGCGTGAAGTTCAATCTCGCGCCGCCGACCTTGTCGCGTCCGAAGCATGGCGCGACACCGGTGAAGAAGACCTTCGGTCAATGGCTGTGGCCGCTGCTCGGCACCATGGCGAAGTTCCGCGGACTACGCGGCACGATGCTCGATCCGTTTGGCCGCACGCTCGAACGCCGCATGGAACGCGAACTGGCCGACGACTACGAAGTGACCCTGCAACAGGCGTTGGCGAAGCTCGATGCGGGCAACGTTGAAGAGATCGTCAAGCTGGCGGATCTGCATGCCCGCGTGCGTGGCTATGGGCATGTGAAGCTGGCAAATCTGGCCGGCGTGAAGCGCAGCGAACGGGATTTGGCTGCGCGTCTGCAGATCGCAGCGGCGACGGGCGCGGCGGTTAAGCAAGCGTTGGAGGAAGCGAAGGGCGCCGGGACCTTGCGGGGGATTCCGGTGGTGGTGGCGAAGTAA
- a CDS encoding sensor domain-containing phosphodiesterase, producing MTIAQQERTTAAPHGFEVSVTSGLERYSVRHGELELTSVFQPIFSLSHMRAVGYEGLLRAHDALDRPVSPLDVFGQAARLGDVLQVDRLAQALHLENFKVLGAEKEWLFLNVHPGALTDPYHAAALLANLRRLDLSPRRIVLEVLEQRAEDLERLADAVRKFRELGFLIALDDFGAGHSNVERIWQLNPDIVKLDRIMLSHAAHRADMATILPGLVALLHEAGKLVLIEGVETEHEAQMALACDADFVQGFFFGRPNPGAADSVQAVTCISEVTERYRDQAEARERRNASRLAPYVRAFERAAERLAAGEPLDEVCWNFLALDHAARCFLLDAKGRQAGRNVVLRADRAAHETRFLPLADAQGANWLRRPYFRAAINAPERVHVTRPYLSINEALPCVTLSVVTHVGEQTCVLCGDIDWVDEERF from the coding sequence ATGACGATTGCGCAACAGGAAAGGACGACCGCCGCACCGCACGGCTTCGAGGTGAGTGTGACTTCGGGGCTGGAGCGGTATTCGGTGCGGCATGGCGAGCTGGAGCTGACGAGCGTGTTTCAGCCGATCTTCAGTTTGTCGCACATGCGCGCGGTCGGTTACGAGGGTTTGCTGCGGGCCCACGACGCGCTCGACCGGCCTGTGTCGCCGCTCGACGTCTTCGGCCAGGCCGCCCGGCTCGGCGACGTGCTGCAGGTGGACCGGTTGGCTCAGGCGCTGCACCTGGAGAATTTCAAGGTGCTCGGCGCCGAGAAGGAGTGGCTGTTTCTGAACGTCCATCCGGGGGCGTTGACCGATCCGTATCACGCCGCTGCGCTACTCGCGAATCTGCGGCGGCTGGATCTGTCGCCGCGACGCATCGTGCTCGAGGTGCTGGAACAGCGCGCGGAAGATCTGGAGCGTCTCGCGGACGCCGTGCGCAAGTTCCGCGAACTCGGCTTCCTGATTGCGCTTGACGATTTTGGCGCGGGACATTCGAACGTCGAACGGATCTGGCAACTGAATCCGGACATCGTGAAACTCGACCGCATCATGCTCTCGCATGCCGCCCATCGCGCCGACATGGCGACGATCCTGCCGGGTCTGGTCGCGCTGCTGCACGAAGCGGGCAAGCTGGTGCTGATCGAAGGCGTGGAGACCGAACATGAGGCGCAGATGGCGCTCGCCTGCGACGCCGACTTCGTGCAGGGCTTTTTCTTCGGCCGGCCGAATCCGGGCGCCGCGGACAGCGTGCAAGCGGTGACCTGCATCAGCGAAGTCACGGAGCGTTATCGCGACCAGGCAGAGGCTCGCGAGCGGCGCAATGCGAGCCGGCTGGCGCCGTATGTCCGCGCGTTCGAACGCGCGGCGGAACGGCTCGCCGCCGGTGAGCCGCTCGATGAAGTGTGCTGGAACTTCCTCGCGCTCGATCACGCGGCGCGCTGCTTCCTGCTGGATGCGAAGGGTCGTCAGGCGGGCCGCAACGTGGTGCTGCGGGCGGATCGCGCGGCGCATGAGACGCGCTTTTTGCCGCTCGCCGATGCGCAGGGGGCCAACTGGCTGCGTCGACCGTATTTTCGGGCGGCGATCAATGCGCCGGAGCGGGTGCATGTGACCCGGCCGTATCTGTCGATCAACGAGGCGTTGCCGTGCGTGACGTTGTCGGTGGTGACGCATGTCGGTGAACAGACCTGCGTCTTGTGCGGGGACATTGATTGGGTGGATGAAGAGCGGTTTTGA
- a CDS encoding AGE family epimerase/isomerase: MTQSDTLQPAHAGAPSSATPATPAVASFRERDFLLAHIQDTLRFYAPNVFDPSGGFYHFFRDDGSIYNRTTRHLVSSCRYVFNYAMAYREFGDPQHLEYARHGLNFLRDAHWDAELKGYDWELDWRDGSKHVLDATRHCYGLAFVLLAYSHAAMAGIEEAKPMIGATFELMEHRFWDAAAGLYADEATPDWRVSSYRGQNANMHTTEALLAAYEATGHLVYLDRAERVASNITLRQAKLSQGLVWEHFHADWSVDWHYNEEDSSNIFRPWGFQPGHQTEWAKLLLILERHRPLPWLLPRAIELFDAAMTHAWDDDHGGLYYGFGPDGTVCDHDKYFWVQAETFATAALLGKRTGNERFWDWYDEIWRYSWTHFVDHKYGAWYRILTCDNRKYSDEKSPAGKTDYHTMGACYEVLMHALPHTPSTTNDSAR; this comes from the coding sequence ATGACGCAATCCGATACGCTTCAGCCTGCCCACGCCGGCGCCCCCTCGTCCGCAACACCCGCGACGCCTGCGGTCGCCAGCTTCCGCGAGCGCGACTTCCTGCTCGCGCATATCCAGGACACCTTGCGCTTCTACGCGCCGAACGTGTTCGACCCGAGCGGCGGTTTCTACCACTTCTTCCGCGACGACGGTTCGATCTATAACCGCACGACGCGCCATCTCGTCAGCAGTTGCCGCTACGTGTTCAACTACGCGATGGCGTACCGCGAGTTCGGCGATCCGCAGCATCTGGAGTACGCGCGCCACGGCCTGAATTTCCTGCGCGACGCACACTGGGACGCGGAACTCAAAGGCTACGACTGGGAACTCGACTGGCGCGACGGCAGCAAGCACGTGCTCGACGCCACCCGCCATTGCTACGGTCTCGCCTTCGTGCTACTGGCGTATTCGCACGCCGCGATGGCCGGCATCGAAGAAGCGAAGCCGATGATCGGCGCCACCTTCGAGCTGATGGAACACCGCTTCTGGGACGCCGCCGCCGGTCTCTATGCCGACGAAGCGACGCCCGACTGGCGCGTGAGTTCGTACCGCGGCCAGAACGCCAACATGCACACCACCGAGGCGCTGCTCGCCGCCTACGAGGCGACCGGCCATCTGGTGTATCTGGATCGCGCGGAACGGGTGGCGTCGAACATCACGCTGCGCCAGGCAAAGCTCTCGCAAGGCCTCGTGTGGGAGCATTTCCACGCTGACTGGTCGGTGGACTGGCACTACAACGAGGAAGACAGTTCGAACATCTTCCGTCCGTGGGGCTTCCAGCCAGGTCATCAGACCGAATGGGCCAAGCTGCTGCTGATCCTCGAGCGGCATCGTCCGCTGCCCTGGCTGCTGCCGCGCGCCATCGAACTGTTCGACGCGGCCATGACGCACGCCTGGGACGACGACCACGGCGGCCTCTACTACGGCTTCGGCCCGGACGGCACGGTCTGCGATCACGACAAGTATTTCTGGGTGCAAGCCGAAACCTTCGCGACCGCCGCGCTGCTCGGCAAGCGCACCGGCAACGAACGTTTCTGGGACTGGTACGACGAGATCTGGCGCTATAGCTGGACGCATTTCGTCGACCACAAGTACGGCGCGTGGTACCGCATCCTGACCTGCGACAATCGCAAGTACAGCGACGAAAAAAGCCCAGCCGGCAAGACCGATTACCACACGATGGGCGCATGCTACGAAGTGCTGATGCATGCACTGCCGCACACGCCCTCCACAACGAACGACTCCGCACGGTGA
- a CDS encoding ion channel, with product MATDTSDRTPGAGAETGTRAAGADATASSRKRLPRGSREIPFGSRTIIAHGMPIRFWQDIYHSALTIKWPTFFVSLALMFLLLNATFASLYMLGTAPIANQFPKGFGGAFFFSVETLATVGYGDMHPQTVYAHWIATLEIFVGMSGIALATGLIFARFSRPRAKIMFSRYAVIRPIDGHMTLQARAANGRQNMIAEAHGRMRMMRVETSAEGYRLRKLYDLTLVRDQHPAFLFSWTLMHIIDETSPLFGETAESMKAREASLLISIEGADEETAQTMQARHTWEADSIRWQHKYVDLLREEDGVSHIDYIHFDEIEPLEPLAPSVPAAQMDPHAVPGA from the coding sequence ATGGCCACCGACACGTCAGACCGCACACCCGGCGCCGGCGCCGAAACGGGCACCCGCGCTGCCGGCGCGGACGCAACGGCATCTTCACGCAAGCGCCTGCCGCGCGGCAGCCGCGAGATCCCTTTCGGTTCGCGCACGATCATTGCGCACGGCATGCCGATCCGTTTCTGGCAGGATATTTACCACAGTGCATTGACGATCAAGTGGCCCACGTTCTTCGTGTCGCTCGCGCTGATGTTCCTGCTGCTCAACGCGACGTTTGCCTCGCTCTATATGCTCGGCACGGCACCGATTGCGAATCAGTTTCCCAAAGGCTTCGGCGGTGCGTTTTTCTTCAGCGTCGAAACGCTCGCGACGGTCGGCTACGGCGACATGCATCCGCAGACGGTCTACGCTCACTGGATCGCCACGCTCGAAATCTTCGTCGGCATGTCGGGCATCGCGTTGGCGACCGGCCTGATCTTCGCGCGCTTCTCGCGGCCGCGCGCCAAAATCATGTTTTCCCGTTACGCGGTAATCCGGCCAATCGACGGCCACATGACGCTGCAGGCCCGCGCGGCGAATGGCCGCCAGAATATGATCGCCGAGGCCCACGGCAGGATGCGCATGATGCGCGTCGAAACGTCGGCCGAAGGCTACCGGCTGCGCAAGCTCTACGACCTGACGCTCGTACGCGACCAGCATCCGGCGTTTCTGTTTAGCTGGACCCTGATGCACATCATCGACGAGACCAGCCCGCTTTTCGGCGAAACGGCCGAGTCGATGAAGGCGCGCGAAGCGTCCTTGCTGATCTCCATCGAAGGCGCCGACGAAGAGACCGCGCAGACCATGCAGGCGCGTCACACCTGGGAAGCGGATAGCATCCGCTGGCAACACAAATACGTCGACCTGCTCCGCGAGGAAGACGGCGTAAGCCATATCGACTACATCCACTTCGACGAAATAGAACCGCTGGAACCGCTGGCGCCGTCCGTCCCGGCCGCCCAGATGGACCCGCATGCGGTGCCGGGCGCCTGA